The Mobula birostris isolate sMobBir1 chromosome 6, sMobBir1.hap1, whole genome shotgun sequence genome has a window encoding:
- the LOC140199793 gene encoding cell surface glycoprotein CD200 receptor 1-B-like, with product MKTLRKRPPAALLLVIILIALSQPGFPTITERSAMLGSKVTLTCPLIGNVTMVSWKFKGYTIAALKCEQNELIGCFNNHTRMIIKNAACNKSDHEISLQIQPVNLDDDGTYTCEITGENGINKVTFSLLITVPPTVSLNIENKLNETAAICIASNGKPASEITWHPINIGNTSVNNTIYGNKTITVQSKYIITTHFFNEHIICSVSHPAFNGTQNYTIPQSNRTPNNLRRISMYLLCACLISGIMIGFLCIFAVIYFKHLQKKTSIRSTCNSGPTEGVTQSNGPFIQMENLIYDTLQPEKMRQP from the exons ATGAAAACCTTAAGGAAAAGGCCACCAGCTGCTCTGCTACTAGTGATCATCCTTATTGCTCTTTCACAACCAG GTTTCCCCACTATCACAGAAAGAAGCGCAATGTTAGGTAGTAAGGTCACATTGACATGCCCACTCATTGGCAATGTGACCATGGTGTCATGGAAATTCAAAGGATATACAATAGCAGCCCTCAAATGTGAACAGAATGAATTGATTGGATGCTTTAACAACCATACCAGAATGATAATTAAAAATGCAGCATGCAATAAATCAGATCATGAAATCAGTCTCCAAATACAGCCAGTGAACCTTGATGATGATGGGACTTATACCTGTGAAATAACAGGTGAAAACGGAataaataaagttactttctccttGTTAATAACAG TTCCTCCCACTGTATCTTTAAACATTGAAAACAAATTAAATGAAACAGCGGCTATATGCATTGCTTCAAATGGGAAACCAGCTTCAGAAATTACTTGGCACCCAATTAATATAGGAAACACCTCAGTAAATAATACCATTTATGGAAACAAAACCATTACTGTACAAAGCAAGTATATTATAACCACCCACTTCTTCAATGAGCATATAATATGCAGTGTAAGCCACCCAGCATTTAATGGAACACAAAACTATACAATTCCACAGAGCAACAGAACTCCAAACA ATTTAAGGCGCATTTCAATGTATTTATTATGTGCATGCCTCATTAGTGGTATCATGATAGGCTTTCTGTGCATCTTTGCAGTAATATATTTTAAACATCTACAAAAGAAAACTTCTATCAG AAGTACTTGCAATTCTGGACCAACTGAG GGTGTAACTCAATCAAACGGACCTTTTATACAGATGGAGAACCTCATTTATGATACATTACAGCCAGAAAAAATGAGGCAACCTTGA